In a genomic window of Mycolicibacillus parakoreensis:
- the marP gene encoding acid resistance serine protease MarP: MSSSQWLDIAIVAIAFIAAISGWRSGALGSLLSFVGVLLGGVAGVLMAPHIVSHISGSRPKLFAALFLILSLVVIGEVAGVVLGRAVRGAIRNPLIRGVDSIIGVGVQLMVVLVAAWLLATPLTSSDQPNLAAAINGSRVLGHVNDVAPNWLRAVPKRLSALLDTSGLPTVLEPFSRTPIANVAAPDSALAVSPVVAAAQPSVLKIRAVATSCQKVLEGTGFVVAPQRVMTNAHVVAGSTGVTVEVDGTPYDATVVSFDPNHDISLLAVPNLPSEPLTFVDDPAPSGTDAIVLGYPGGGVFTATPARVREIIELSGPDIYQTTTVNREVYTIRGTVRQGNSGGPLIDQSGRVLGVVFGAAVDDDDTGFVLTANEVSRQLAKIGDSSPVNTETCVG; this comes from the coding sequence GCCGCGATCTCCGGGTGGCGCTCCGGGGCGCTGGGATCGCTGCTGTCGTTCGTCGGGGTGCTGCTCGGCGGGGTGGCCGGGGTGTTGATGGCGCCGCACATCGTCAGCCACATCAGCGGGTCGCGGCCGAAGTTGTTCGCGGCGCTGTTTTTGATCCTGTCGCTGGTGGTGATCGGCGAGGTCGCCGGGGTGGTGCTGGGCCGGGCGGTGCGCGGCGCGATCCGCAACCCGCTGATCCGCGGGGTCGACTCGATCATCGGGGTCGGGGTGCAGCTGATGGTGGTGTTGGTGGCCGCCTGGCTGCTGGCGACCCCGCTGACCTCGTCGGACCAGCCGAACCTGGCGGCCGCGATCAACGGTTCGCGGGTGCTCGGTCACGTCAACGACGTCGCCCCGAATTGGCTTCGGGCGGTGCCCAAACGGCTCTCCGCCCTGTTGGACACCTCCGGGTTGCCCACCGTGCTCGAACCGTTCAGCCGCACCCCGATCGCCAACGTGGCCGCCCCCGATTCGGCGTTGGCCGTCAGCCCGGTGGTGGCCGCGGCCCAGCCGAGCGTGTTGAAGATCCGCGCCGTGGCCACCAGCTGCCAGAAGGTGCTCGAGGGCACCGGTTTCGTCGTCGCCCCGCAGCGGGTGATGACCAACGCGCACGTGGTGGCCGGGTCCACCGGGGTCACCGTCGAGGTCGACGGCACCCCCTACGACGCCACCGTGGTGTCCTTCGACCCCAACCACGACATCTCGCTTTTGGCGGTGCCCAATCTGCCGTCGGAGCCGTTGACGTTCGTCGACGACCCGGCACCCTCGGGCACCGACGCCATCGTGTTGGGCTATCCCGGAGGCGGGGTGTTCACCGCCACCCCGGCGCGTGTGCGGGAGATCATCGAACTGTCCGGCCCCGACATCTACCAGACCACCACCGTCAACCGTGAGGTGTACACCATCCGAGGCACTGTGCGCCAAGGAAATTCGGGCGGTCCGCTGATCGACCAGAGCGGCCGGGTGCTCGGTGTGGTCTTCGGTGCCGCCGTCGACGACGACGACACCGGGTTCGTGTTGACCGCCAACGAGGTGTCGCGTCAGCTGGCCAAGATCGGTGACAGTTCGCCGGTCAACACCGAGACCTGCGTCGGCTGA
- a CDS encoding TadA family conjugal transfer-associated ATPase encodes MTDSLLDRVRERLAAQRAPLRPAAVAAALRAESGGVLGDTEALAGMRALQTELCGAGVLDPLLRAAGVTDVLVTAPDEVWVDDGEGLRRTAVRFCDEAAVRRLAQRLALAAGRRLDDAQPWVDGQLTGLAGPGVTVRVHAILPPVVAGGTCLSLRVLRAADQDLAALIAAGAIGGAAVPLIEAILAARAAFLISGGTGAGKTTLLAALLGSVAPTERIVCVEDAPELAPAHPHLVRLVARCPNVEGVGEVSVRQLVRQALRMRPDRIVVGEVRGAEVVDLLTALNTGHDGGAGTVHANSATEVPARLEALGALGGLGRGALHSQLAAAVRVLFHVGRDRSGRRRLEEVAVLHRGAGERVGVRTVWHADRPVPAATTALPPQLGAVLNGGGP; translated from the coding sequence GTGACCGACAGCCTGCTCGATCGGGTTCGCGAGCGCCTGGCCGCCCAGCGTGCACCGCTGCGCCCGGCCGCGGTGGCCGCGGCACTACGCGCCGAATCCGGTGGAGTGCTGGGCGATACCGAGGCGCTGGCGGGGATGCGGGCGCTGCAGACCGAACTGTGCGGGGCCGGCGTCTTGGATCCGTTGCTGCGGGCCGCGGGGGTCACCGATGTGTTGGTCACCGCCCCGGACGAGGTCTGGGTCGACGACGGCGAGGGGCTGCGGCGCACCGCGGTGCGGTTCTGCGACGAGGCGGCGGTGCGCCGGTTGGCCCAGCGGCTGGCCCTGGCCGCCGGCCGCCGTCTCGATGACGCGCAGCCCTGGGTCGATGGTCAGCTCACGGGTCTGGCCGGGCCCGGCGTCACGGTGCGGGTGCACGCGATCCTGCCGCCGGTGGTGGCCGGGGGGACGTGCCTGTCGCTGCGGGTACTGCGGGCGGCCGACCAGGATCTGGCCGCGCTCATCGCCGCCGGGGCCATCGGGGGCGCGGCGGTGCCGCTGATCGAGGCGATCCTGGCCGCCCGGGCCGCGTTTTTGATCTCCGGCGGCACCGGCGCGGGCAAAACCACCCTGCTGGCGGCGCTTTTGGGCTCGGTCGCCCCGACCGAACGCATCGTCTGCGTCGAGGACGCCCCCGAGCTGGCTCCGGCGCACCCGCATCTGGTCAGGCTGGTGGCGCGCTGTCCCAACGTCGAGGGGGTCGGCGAGGTGAGCGTGCGTCAGCTGGTCCGTCAGGCGCTGCGGATGCGCCCGGACCGGATCGTGGTCGGCGAGGTGCGCGGGGCCGAGGTCGTCGATCTGCTCACCGCGCTGAACACCGGCCACGACGGCGGCGCGGGCACGGTGCACGCCAACAGCGCGACCGAGGTGCCGGCCCGGCTGGAGGCGCTCGGGGCGCTCGGCGGGTTGGGCCGCGGCGCCCTGCACAGCCAGCTCGCCGCGGCGGTGCGGGTGCTGTTTCACGTGGGCCGCGACCGGTCCGGCCGGCGCCGCCTGGAGGAGGTCGCGGTACTGCACCGCGGCGCCGGCGAGCGGGTCGGGGTGCGCACCGTGTGGCATGCCGACCGCCCGGTGCCCGCCGCGACCACCGCGCTGCCCCCGCAGCTGGGGGCGGTGCTCAACGGGGGCGGGCCGTGA
- a CDS encoding phage holin family protein, producing the protein MSKTDRTTTPKPGRKAPVPSTLTEIPLTDPHALPADPSIGALVKDATSHMSTLVRAEVELARAEITRDVKKGLTGSVAFIAALVVLFYSTFFFFFFIATLLDIWLYRWAAYLIVFAIMVGTATVLAVIGYLKVRRIRGPQQTLETVRETRTALTPGQPRTPAPSSAPTDPSGW; encoded by the coding sequence GTGAGCAAGACCGACCGCACCACCACACCGAAACCGGGCCGCAAGGCCCCGGTGCCCTCCACCTTGACCGAGATCCCGCTGACCGATCCGCACGCCCTGCCCGCCGATCCCTCGATCGGCGCCCTCGTCAAAGACGCGACCTCGCACATGTCCACGCTGGTGCGTGCCGAGGTCGAGTTGGCCCGCGCGGAGATCACCCGCGACGTCAAAAAGGGTCTGACCGGCAGCGTGGCGTTCATCGCCGCGCTGGTGGTGCTGTTCTACTCCACGTTCTTTTTCTTCTTCTTCATCGCCACGCTGCTCGACATCTGGCTGTACCGCTGGGCGGCCTATCTCATCGTGTTCGCGATCATGGTCGGGACCGCCACGGTGCTGGCCGTGATCGGCTATCTGAAGGTGCGGCGCATCCGGGGACCGCAGCAGACCCTGGAGACGGTGCGCGAGACCCGCACCGCGCTCACCCCCGGCCAGCCGCGCACCCCCGCACCGTCGAGCGCACCGACAGACCCGTCGGGCTGGTAG
- a CDS encoding alpha/beta fold hydrolase, protein MAPPDPSITRIDGPWRHRDVHANGIRFHVVEAGADDAAPLVLLLHGFGSFWWSWRHQLRALTGARVVAVDLRGYGGSDKPPRGYDGWTLAGDVTGLIRALGHSSAILVGHADGGLICWATAALHRRLVAAIAMISSPHPAALRRSLRRDAAQRRALLPTLLGYQLPLWPERRLTRHHGAEIERLVRSRAGARWLATADAAQTLAHLRQAIRIPAAAHSALEYQRWAVRTQLRDEGRRFMTAMNGPIPVPILHLRGECDPYVLADPVDRTRRHAPHGRYVSIADAGHFAHEEAPDAVSGHLQRFIAERRR, encoded by the coding sequence ATGGCGCCCCCGGATCCGTCGATCACCCGGATCGACGGGCCGTGGCGCCATCGGGATGTGCACGCCAACGGAATCCGGTTCCATGTCGTGGAGGCCGGCGCCGACGACGCGGCGCCGCTGGTGCTGCTTCTGCACGGGTTCGGCTCGTTCTGGTGGTCGTGGCGCCATCAGCTGCGCGCGCTGACCGGGGCGCGGGTCGTCGCGGTCGACCTGCGCGGCTACGGCGGCAGCGACAAACCGCCGCGCGGCTACGACGGCTGGACGCTGGCCGGTGACGTGACCGGGCTGATCCGCGCGCTCGGGCACTCCTCGGCGATCCTGGTCGGGCATGCCGACGGCGGGCTGATCTGCTGGGCGACCGCGGCGCTGCACCGGCGTCTGGTCGCCGCGATCGCGATGATCAGCTCCCCGCACCCGGCGGCGCTGCGCCGCTCGCTGCGCCGCGACGCCGCCCAGCGCCGCGCCCTGCTGCCCACGCTGCTGGGCTACCAGCTGCCGCTGTGGCCGGAACGCCGGCTCACCCGCCACCACGGTGCGGAGATCGAACGACTGGTGCGCTCGCGCGCCGGGGCGCGCTGGCTGGCCACCGCCGACGCCGCACAGACCCTGGCGCATCTGCGCCAGGCCATCCGGATCCCGGCCGCGGCCCACTCGGCGCTGGAGTATCAGCGCTGGGCGGTGCGCACCCAGTTGCGCGACGAGGGCCGGCGGTTCATGACCGCGATGAACGGTCCGATCCCGGTGCCGATACTGCACCTGCGCGGCGAGTGCGATCCCTACGTGCTGGCCGACCCGGTCGACCGCACCCGCCGCCACGCCCCGCACGGGCGGTACGTCTCGATCGCCGACGCCGGGCATTTCGCGCACGAGGAGGCCCCCGACGCGGTCAGCGGCCACCTGCAGCGGTTCATCGCCGAACGGCGCCGATAG
- the ssd gene encoding septum site-determining protein Ssd, translating into MARSPGVLTVLADPVLRNEIERIGAAIGVRVVHAEAVPDRRAWSAAAAVILDETAVVGCAHVTSVPFPRRAHVLVVAGAEVPNTTWSAAISLGAQQVLTAPLDEAVLAGALAEAAETVGDDRRDGRVAAVIGGCGGAGASLFSAALAQTASTAMLVDLDPWSGGLDLLMADDLHDQICWPELHLEGGRLAWSTVREALPTRCGAVVLSSARYSHELNAGAVEAVLDAGRRGGATVICDLPRRLTDAAETALGAADLVTVITRCDVRAAAATAALLPVLAARNPNVGLVVRGPAPGGLRATQIAEITAVPVLAAMRAEPRLVGRVEYGRLRLRRNARIAAAARRVLAMLETAGPGGRVE; encoded by the coding sequence ATGGCGCGATCGCCCGGGGTGTTGACGGTGTTGGCCGATCCGGTGCTGCGTAACGAGATCGAGCGCATCGGAGCCGCGATCGGTGTGCGCGTCGTGCACGCCGAGGCGGTCCCGGACCGCCGGGCGTGGTCGGCGGCCGCGGCGGTGATCCTCGATGAGACCGCCGTGGTCGGTTGTGCCCACGTGACGTCGGTCCCGTTCCCGCGCCGCGCCCATGTGCTCGTGGTCGCCGGCGCCGAGGTGCCGAACACCACCTGGTCGGCGGCGATCAGCCTTGGCGCCCAACAGGTATTGACCGCACCACTCGATGAGGCGGTGCTGGCCGGTGCGTTGGCCGAGGCGGCGGAGACCGTCGGTGACGATCGCCGTGACGGCCGGGTGGCGGCGGTGATCGGCGGGTGTGGCGGGGCGGGTGCCTCGCTGTTCAGCGCGGCGCTGGCGCAGACGGCGTCGACGGCGATGCTGGTCGACCTCGATCCCTGGAGCGGTGGGCTCGATCTGCTGATGGCCGACGATCTTCATGACCAGATATGTTGGCCCGAGCTGCATCTGGAAGGTGGACGACTGGCGTGGTCGACGGTGCGCGAGGCCCTGCCGACCCGGTGCGGGGCCGTGGTGCTCTCCTCGGCGCGGTACAGCCATGAGCTGAACGCCGGCGCGGTCGAGGCGGTGCTCGACGCCGGTCGACGCGGGGGTGCCACGGTCATCTGCGACCTGCCGAGGCGGCTCACCGACGCGGCCGAGACCGCCCTGGGCGCAGCTGATCTGGTTACGGTGATCACCCGTTGCGACGTGCGGGCCGCGGCCGCCACCGCCGCCCTTCTCCCGGTGTTGGCCGCCCGCAACCCCAATGTCGGTCTGGTGGTGCGCGGCCCGGCCCCCGGGGGACTGCGCGCCACCCAGATCGCCGAGATCACAGCCGTGCCCGTGCTCGCCGCGATGCGCGCCGAGCCCCGGCTGGTCGGACGCGTCGAGTACGGGCGGCTGCGGCTGCGCCGCAACGCCCGCATCGCGGCCGCGGCGCGTCGGGTGCTGGCGATGCTCGAGACCGCAGGACCCGGGGGGCGGGTGGAGTGA
- the acs gene encoding acetate--CoA ligase: MTAPSSYPPSPQFAAAANAGPQLYREADADRLAFWARQAERVSWASPFTEVLDWSDAPFAKWFVGGTLNVAYNCVDRHVEAGHGDRVAIHWEGEPVGQQRSLTYAELQDEVCRAANTLAGLGLGAGDRVAIYLPMIPEAVIAMLACARLGVLHTVVFAGYSAHALRARIQDAQATLVITADGQFRRGKPAALKAAADEAVADCPTVEHVLVVRRTGGDVAWTPERDLWWHDTVEQASPEHTAAAFDAEHPLFLLYTSGTTGTPKGIVHTSGGYLVQTAYTHYYTFDIKAQTDVFWCTADIGWVTGHTYGVYGPLANGVTEVLYEGTPDCPDRHRHFDIIDKYGVTIYYTAPTLIRTFMKWGREVPDAHDLSSLRLLGSVGEPINPQAWRWFRDVIGADTTPIIDTWWQTETGATMICPLPGVAAAKPGAAMRPLPGISARIVDDDGARLAPGTDHGEQPSGYLVLDEPWPAMLRGIWGDPERFVEAYWSRFAEQGWYFAGDGARYDADGDIWVLGRIDDVMNVSGHRISTAEVESALVAHTGVAEAAVVGATDTDTGQAICAFVVRTGGHTGADDRMVAALREQVAVEISPIARPRDIHFVPELPKTRSGKIMRRLLRNVADGRELGDTSTLVDPGVFEAIRAAD; this comes from the coding sequence GTGACCGCTCCTTCGTCGTATCCGCCGTCACCGCAGTTCGCCGCCGCGGCCAACGCGGGCCCGCAGTTGTACCGCGAGGCCGACGCCGACCGGCTGGCGTTCTGGGCGCGCCAGGCCGAGCGGGTGTCGTGGGCCTCCCCGTTCACCGAGGTGCTCGACTGGTCCGACGCACCGTTCGCCAAATGGTTCGTCGGCGGCACCCTCAACGTCGCCTACAACTGCGTGGACCGTCACGTCGAGGCCGGTCACGGCGATCGGGTGGCCATCCACTGGGAGGGCGAGCCGGTCGGGCAGCAGCGCAGCCTGACCTACGCCGAGTTGCAGGACGAGGTCTGCCGGGCGGCCAACACCCTGGCCGGGCTGGGTCTGGGCGCCGGCGATCGGGTCGCCATCTACCTGCCGATGATCCCCGAGGCGGTGATCGCGATGCTGGCGTGCGCCCGGCTGGGGGTGCTGCACACCGTGGTGTTCGCCGGGTACTCCGCTCACGCCCTGCGCGCGCGCATCCAGGACGCGCAGGCGACCCTGGTGATCACCGCCGACGGGCAGTTCCGCCGCGGCAAGCCCGCCGCGCTCAAGGCCGCCGCCGACGAGGCGGTCGCCGACTGCCCCACCGTCGAGCACGTGCTGGTGGTGCGGCGCACCGGCGGTGACGTGGCGTGGACCCCCGAACGCGACCTGTGGTGGCACGACACCGTCGAGCAGGCCTCCCCCGAGCACACCGCGGCCGCGTTCGACGCCGAGCACCCGCTGTTTCTGCTGTACACCTCGGGCACCACCGGCACCCCGAAGGGCATCGTGCACACCAGCGGGGGCTATCTGGTGCAGACCGCCTACACGCACTACTACACCTTCGACATCAAGGCGCAGACCGACGTGTTCTGGTGCACCGCCGACATCGGCTGGGTCACCGGGCACACCTACGGGGTGTACGGCCCGCTGGCCAACGGGGTCACCGAGGTGCTCTACGAGGGCACCCCGGACTGCCCGGACCGGCACCGCCACTTCGACATCATCGACAAATACGGCGTCACCATCTACTACACCGCGCCGACGTTGATCCGGACGTTCATGAAGTGGGGCCGCGAGGTGCCCGACGCCCACGACCTGTCCAGCCTGCGGCTGCTCGGGTCGGTCGGCGAACCGATCAACCCGCAGGCCTGGCGCTGGTTCCGCGACGTCATCGGCGCCGACACCACCCCGATCATCGACACCTGGTGGCAGACCGAGACCGGGGCCACCATGATCTGCCCGCTGCCCGGGGTGGCCGCCGCCAAACCGGGCGCGGCGATGCGTCCGCTGCCCGGCATCTCCGCCCGCATCGTCGACGACGACGGCGCGCGACTGGCGCCGGGCACCGACCACGGTGAGCAGCCCAGCGGGTATCTGGTGCTCGATGAGCCGTGGCCGGCGATGCTGCGCGGCATCTGGGGCGACCCGGAGCGTTTCGTGGAGGCCTACTGGTCCCGCTTCGCCGAGCAGGGCTGGTACTTCGCCGGGGACGGCGCCCGCTACGACGCCGACGGCGACATCTGGGTGCTGGGCCGCATCGACGACGTCATGAACGTCTCAGGCCACCGGATCTCCACCGCGGAGGTGGAGTCCGCGCTGGTCGCGCACACCGGGGTGGCCGAGGCCGCCGTCGTCGGGGCCACCGACACCGACACCGGCCAGGCGATCTGCGCGTTCGTGGTGCGCACCGGCGGCCACACCGGCGCCGACGACCGGATGGTCGCCGCGCTGCGCGAACAGGTCGCGGTGGAGATCTCCCCGATCGCCCGGCCCCGCGACATCCACTTCGTGCCCGAGCTGCCCAAGACCCGCAGCGGCAAGATCATGCGCCGGCTGCTGCGCAACGTCGCCGACGGCCGCGAACTCGGCGACACCTCCACGCTGGTCGACCCGGGGGTCTTCGAGGCGATCCGCGCCGCCGACTAG
- a CDS encoding type II secretion system F family protein translates to MSAGALAALALAGATVLAPARPGRGLGASAPRRRVSPGSAVAAGGGIAVAGAALLVPATVLVALAVLAGAGALRWRAARRAHRDGAARRALEAALEALVAELRIGAEPVAALAVAAADAEPGAVRQGLRSVAAGARLGTDVGAALRRLPSPPVLAPYWQRMATCWRVAHEHGVAIAPLLRATQRDLAARQRHADQVRAALAGTRATAAILALLPALGVALGELIGAQPLRFLLGGGSGGVVLVVGVGLVLLGVAWSDRLVAGVLA, encoded by the coding sequence GTGAGCGCCGGGGCGCTCGCCGCGCTCGCCCTCGCCGGCGCCACGGTGCTCGCCCCGGCGCGCCCCGGCCGAGGCCTCGGCGCCAGCGCACCGCGGCGGCGGGTGTCGCCCGGCTCGGCGGTGGCCGCCGGCGGGGGGATCGCCGTCGCCGGTGCGGCGCTGCTGGTTCCGGCCACGGTGCTGGTCGCGCTGGCGGTGCTGGCCGGGGCCGGTGCACTGCGGTGGCGCGCCGCCCGCCGGGCGCACCGCGACGGCGCGGCGCGCCGCGCCCTGGAGGCGGCGCTGGAGGCGCTGGTCGCCGAGTTGCGCATCGGCGCCGAACCCGTCGCCGCGCTGGCGGTGGCCGCCGCCGACGCCGAGCCCGGCGCGGTGCGGCAGGGCCTGCGGTCGGTGGCCGCCGGCGCGCGGCTCGGCACCGATGTGGGCGCCGCGCTGCGGCGCCTGCCGAGTCCACCGGTGCTGGCGCCCTACTGGCAGCGCATGGCCACCTGCTGGCGGGTGGCCCACGAGCACGGGGTGGCGATCGCGCCGCTGCTGCGCGCCACCCAACGTGACCTCGCCGCGCGGCAACGCCACGCCGATCAGGTGCGGGCGGCGCTGGCCGGGACCCGGGCCACCGCCGCGATCCTGGCGCTGCTGCCGGCGCTCGGCGTGGCGCTCGGTGAGCTCATCGGGGCCCAGCCGCTGCGGTTCCTGCTCGGCGGCGGGTCCGGCGGCGTGGTGCTGGTGGTCGGGGTGGGCCTGGTCTTGCTCGGTGTGGCGTGGTCGGACCGCCTCGTCGCCGGAGTGCTGGCGTGA
- a CDS encoding S1 family peptidase, with the protein MAVVTAVLAALVVPVLRAPAAAAADPVPMGGGAGIVVDGDTLCTLTTIGHDNTGALIGFTSAHCGGPGAQVASEAAEAAGTIGEMVAGNDALDYAVIRFDPERVAPVANVDGFVIAGIAPDPAFGAVACKQGRTTGNSCGVTWGQGQDPGTIVMQVCGQPGDSGGPVTVDNMLVGMIHGAFSNALPDCIIKYIPLHTPAVVVSMTAVLDDINAKNRAGSGFVPIPV; encoded by the coding sequence ATCGCGGTGGTCACCGCGGTCCTGGCCGCGCTGGTCGTCCCGGTCCTGCGTGCCCCGGCGGCGGCCGCCGCCGACCCGGTGCCGATGGGCGGGGGCGCCGGCATCGTCGTCGACGGCGACACCCTGTGCACGCTGACCACGATCGGGCACGACAACACCGGCGCGTTGATCGGGTTCACCTCCGCGCACTGCGGCGGGCCGGGCGCGCAGGTCGCCAGCGAAGCCGCCGAGGCCGCGGGCACCATCGGGGAGATGGTCGCCGGCAACGACGCCCTCGACTACGCGGTGATCCGATTCGACCCCGAGCGGGTCGCGCCGGTCGCCAACGTCGACGGGTTCGTCATCGCCGGGATCGCCCCCGACCCGGCGTTCGGGGCGGTGGCCTGCAAGCAGGGCCGCACCACCGGCAACTCGTGCGGGGTCACCTGGGGCCAGGGGCAGGATCCGGGCACCATCGTCATGCAGGTCTGCGGCCAGCCCGGCGACTCCGGTGGCCCGGTCACGGTGGACAACATGCTGGTCGGGATGATTCACGGCGCGTTCTCCAACGCGCTGCCCGACTGCATCATCAAATACATCCCGCTGCACACCCCGGCGGTGGTGGTGTCGATGACCGCGGTGCTCGACGACATCAACGCCAAGAACCGCGCCGGGTCGGGCTTCGTGCCGATCCCGGTCTGA
- a CDS encoding type II secretion system F family protein, which yields MTAAVLVALAVLITGPRPARRVRPRTAAGAAGARPLRRRTDPHAVAAALDLLAVCLSAGLPVSAAATAAAGGAPEKLARPLRRAADLLALGADPGSAWTRQAADPADAHLDALLRMARRSAESGTALASGVAELAAQCRRDALHAATAAAERAGVLIAAPLGLCFLPAFVCLGIVPVIAGLAGTVLGPGLL from the coding sequence GTGACCGCCGCGGTGCTGGTGGCGCTCGCGGTGCTGATCACCGGCCCGCGGCCCGCGCGGCGGGTCCGCCCGCGCACCGCGGCGGGTGCGGCCGGTGCCCGGCCGTTGCGCCGCCGCACCGACCCGCACGCCGTGGCGGCCGCCCTCGACCTGCTGGCGGTGTGCCTGTCGGCCGGTCTGCCGGTGTCGGCGGCGGCGACCGCGGCGGCCGGCGGCGCCCCCGAGAAGCTGGCCCGCCCGCTGCGCCGGGCCGCCGACCTGCTGGCCCTCGGCGCCGACCCGGGGAGCGCGTGGACCCGGCAGGCCGCCGATCCCGCCGATGCCCACCTCGATGCGCTGCTGCGGATGGCGCGACGGTCGGCCGAGTCGGGCACCGCACTGGCTTCCGGGGTCGCCGAACTGGCCGCGCAGTGCCGCCGCGACGCGTTGCACGCCGCGACCGCCGCGGCCGAGCGGGCCGGCGTGCTCATCGCCGCACCGCTGGGCCTGTGTTTCCTGCCGGCGTTTGTCTGCCTGGGCATCGTGCCGGTGATCGCGGGGCTGGCCGGCACCGTGTTGGGGCCGGGGCTGTTATGA
- a CDS encoding HAD-IB family hydrolase has product MTASDPATRPQPTPDLTPAQRGVRSAAFFDLDKTVIAKSSALAFNKPFAAQGLLGRRAVLKSSYAQFLFLVSGADHDQVDRLRSHLTDMCAGWDVEQVKAIVAETLHEIVTPLVFAEAADLIAGHKLCGRDVVVVSASGAEIVAPIARALGATHAMATQMVVEDGKYTGEIEFYCFGEGKAQAIRELAVREGYALEHCYAYSDSITDLPMLQGVGHPTAVNPDRALRKEASARDWPVLTFSRPVALRDRLPAPSGAAVATSAAVAVSALAAGALSYTLLRRFVF; this is encoded by the coding sequence GTGACCGCCTCCGACCCGGCCACCAGGCCGCAGCCGACGCCGGATCTCACCCCGGCGCAGCGAGGGGTCCGCTCGGCCGCCTTCTTCGACCTGGACAAAACCGTCATCGCCAAATCCAGCGCCTTGGCGTTCAACAAGCCGTTCGCCGCCCAGGGGCTACTCGGCCGTCGCGCGGTGTTGAAGTCCAGTTATGCGCAGTTTCTGTTCCTGGTCTCCGGTGCCGATCACGATCAGGTCGATCGGCTGCGCTCCCATTTGACCGACATGTGCGCGGGCTGGGATGTGGAGCAGGTCAAGGCGATCGTCGCCGAGACGTTGCACGAAATCGTCACCCCGCTGGTGTTCGCCGAGGCGGCGGATCTGATCGCCGGGCACAAACTGTGCGGCCGCGACGTGGTGGTGGTCTCGGCCTCCGGCGCCGAAATCGTCGCCCCGATCGCGCGGGCACTGGGCGCCACCCACGCGATGGCCACCCAGATGGTCGTCGAGGACGGCAAGTACACCGGTGAGATCGAGTTCTACTGCTTCGGGGAGGGCAAGGCCCAGGCGATCCGCGAGTTGGCCGTCCGCGAGGGCTACGCGCTCGAGCACTGCTACGCCTACTCCGATTCGATCACCGATCTGCCGATGCTGCAGGGCGTCGGCCATCCGACCGCGGTCAACCCCGACCGGGCGCTGCGCAAGGAGGCCAGCGCCCGCGACTGGCCGGTGCTGACGTTCTCGCGCCCGGTGGCGCTGCGCGACCGGCTGCCCGCCCCGTCGGGTGCGGCGGTGGCGACCTCGGCCGCCGTGGCGGTCAGCGCCCTGGCGGCCGGCGCCTTGAGCTACACGCTGCTGCGGCGCTTCGTGTTCTGA
- a CDS encoding oxidoreductase, which yields MTDDPLAPLLGLPGVPEASDLARQALSKAHQHKTNRRGWPVTAAEAALRSARASSVLDGGPVQVDESATTNPVFAGALRVAQALEGGETTLVEVWRRAPLQAIAKLHMLAAADLVDDDDRLGRPRHGGPDEQIGRRLALLADLVTGGTAAPAPVLAAVAHGELLALAPFGTADGVVARAVSRLIAISSGLDPRGLGVPELTWMRGSGNYRAGAQGFAAGTADGVATWVVLCCKALQAGAGEAVSIAEAAGKTADGSAAGVLDQMKRAAPR from the coding sequence GTGACCGACGATCCGTTGGCCCCGCTGCTCGGCCTGCCCGGGGTGCCCGAGGCTTCCGACCTGGCGCGCCAGGCACTGAGCAAGGCCCACCAGCACAAGACCAACCGGCGCGGCTGGCCGGTGACCGCCGCCGAGGCGGCGCTGCGCTCCGCGCGGGCGTCCTCGGTGCTCGACGGCGGCCCGGTCCAGGTCGACGAGTCGGCGACCACCAACCCGGTCTTCGCCGGGGCGCTGCGGGTCGCCCAGGCGCTGGAGGGCGGGGAGACCACGCTGGTCGAGGTGTGGCGGCGCGCCCCGCTGCAGGCGATCGCGAAACTGCACATGCTGGCCGCGGCCGACCTCGTCGACGACGACGACCGGTTGGGCCGCCCGCGGCACGGCGGGCCGGATGAGCAGATCGGGCGCCGGTTGGCGCTGCTGGCCGACCTGGTCACCGGCGGCACCGCGGCGCCGGCGCCGGTGCTGGCCGCGGTCGCCCACGGGGAGCTGCTGGCGTTGGCGCCGTTCGGCACCGCCGACGGGGTGGTGGCGCGCGCGGTGTCGCGGCTGATCGCGATCTCCAGCGGACTCGACCCGCGGGGCCTGGGCGTGCCGGAGCTGACCTGGATGCGCGGATCGGGCAACTACCGGGCGGGCGCGCAGGGATTCGCCGCGGGCACCGCCGACGGCGTGGCGACGTGGGTGGTGCTGTGCTGCAAGGCGCTGCAGGCCGGTGCCGGGGAGGCCGTGTCGATTGCTGAGGCCGCCGGCAAGACCGCCGACGGCTCGGCGGCGGGGGTGCTGGACCAAATGAAGCGGGCGGCGCCCCGCTAA